From one Babesia bovis T2Bo chromosome 3, whole genome shotgun sequence genomic stretch:
- a CDS encoding Pyridine nucleotide-disulfide oxidoreductase family protein, whose protein sequence is MRDMLRFFVRSLGRSATYARQYGSKLRNVVNYTTYKAQKTTPISSVHLVAATSGITSLFFAQDKNTPQDLERVKIGNVSDFKDGEMREVLVNEGCDLLLVTKIKGQIYCTGAKCPHHMASLVDGGCTEEYLICPKHNAKFDISSGECVNGPCFSSIPSYKVEVEGDEVYAYLPPSPIDDVVEPKCKVKPGKDERVFVICGGGAAAHAAAETLRLEGFGGRIIIYGDEPHLPYYRPHLTKRIESKGYAEVAEEQALRSPLWYRANQVEYHGGKRVTAVSHEDNTITLEDGTSVKYDKVLVATGSVAFVLPMSRDLGPLKNHFTIRTVDDMERIVKYIKPNMKVVIVGANFVGCEMASSLKDKQVNVTLITDMAVPMSNIIGERGGSAIMKLLQKNGVKVLTSEMVKNYNVKDGRITHVVTAKASVDADLVIEGVGARVNMDLLKCAQKNRDGTVNVDGGMRCVGCPDNVFAAGDIVTYPYHMDGQNISIKHWNVALQHGRVAAKSMLGKKATMNMIPFFWSEFFYKGFRFAGVANGVEDIVYEGDVENCKFIAYYVKASKVIAMLAMGMDHIGAQLAEAMEKGCAPSYSALKLGAANSDTMMQCLKKRLVK, encoded by the exons ATGCGCGACATGTTGCGTTTTTTTGTCCGCTCTCTCGGGAGGTCGGCAACCTATGCAAGGCAATATGGCTCAAAGTTGCGAAATGTAGTGAATTATACTACCTACAAAGCCCAAAAGACTACGCCAATATCTTCAGTACATTTAGTTGCTGCAACAAGTGGAATAACATCATTATTCTTTGCCCAGG ATAAGAATACACCTCAGGATTTAGAGCGTGTGAAGATTGGTAACGTCAGTGATTTTAAGGATGGTGAGATGCGTGAGGTATTAGTCAACGAAG GTTGTGACCTTCTGCTTGTAACGAAGATAAAAGGCCAAATATACTGCACGGGAGCAAAGTGCCCTCACCATATGGCATCATTAGTTGATG gTGGTTGCACTGAGGAATATCTCATTTGCCCTAAACACAACGCCAAGTTTGACATCTCCAGCGGTGAATGTGTAAATG GGCCTTGTTTTTCATCTATTCCAAGTTATAAAGTAGAGGTCGAGGGTGATGAGGTATACGCTTACCTTCCACCATCACCCATTGAT GACGTTGTGGAGCCAAAATGCAAAGTAAAACCTGGAAAGGATGAGCGTGTATTTGTGATTTGTGGAGGAGGTGCCGCTGCTCATGCTGCTGCTGAGACTTTGCGTTTGGAGGGATTTGGTGGACGTATAATTATTTATGGTGATGAGCCACACTTGCCATATTATCGTCCTCATCTTACCAAGCGTATAGAATCCAAAGGATATGCGGAAGTGGCTGAAGAGCAAGCTTTAAGGTCTCCACTTTGGTATCGTGCTAATCAGGTTGAATATCATGGCGGTAAGCGGGTAACCGCCGTGAGTCACGAAGATAACACGATAACTTTGGAAGACGGAACTTCAGTCAAATATGATAAG GTACTGGTTGCAACTGGTTCTGTAGCCTTTGTTCTGCCCATGAGTCGTGATCTCGGCCCGCTGAAAAACCACTTTACTATTCGTACTGTTGATGATATGGAACGCATTGTGAAATACATTAAACCGAATATGAAAGTGGTGATTGTTGGCGCCAACTTCGTCGGTTGTGAGATGGCGTCCTCACTGAAGGATAAGCAAGTGAACGTCACCTTGATTACCGACATGGCCGTTCCTATGAGTAATATCATTGGTGAACGGGGCGGTAGCGCTATAATGAAGCTGTTACAGAAAAATGGTGTAAAGGTGTTGACTAGTGAGATGGTGAAGAACTACAACGTAAAGGATGGTCGTATTACCCATGTCGTCACTGCCAAAGCTTCAGTGGATGCTGACCTGGTTATAGAGGGTGTCGGTGCAAGGGTTAATATGGATTTACTCAAGTGCGCACAGAAGAATCGTGACGGTACTGTAAACGTTGACGGTGGCATGCGTTGCGTTGGTTGTCCAGACAACGTCTTCGCTGCTGGTGACATTGTGACATATCCTTACCATATGGATG GTCAAAACATTTCCATTAAACACTGGAACGTCGCTTTACAGCATGGCCGTGTAGCAGCTAAATCCATGCTTGGTAAGAAGGCAACTATGAACATGATTCCATTCTTCTGGTCCGAGTTTTTCTACAAGGGCTTTAG GTTTGCCGGGGTTGCAAACGGGGTGGAGGATATTGTATATGAGGGTGATGTGGAGAATTGCAAATTCATTGCATACTATGTTAAGGCATCCAAG GTCATTGCCATGTTAGCTATGGGTATGGACCATATAGGTGCGCAGCTGGCTGAGGCTATGGAGAAGGGTTGTGCTCCTTCCTACTCGGCACTTAAGCTTGGTGCAGCTAACTCGGACACGATGATGCAATGCTTAAAGAAGCGTTTGGTCAAGTAG